In a genomic window of Lepisosteus oculatus isolate fLepOcu1 chromosome 3, fLepOcu1.hap2, whole genome shotgun sequence:
- the asgr1a gene encoding C-type lectin domain family 10 member A has product MADEYQDDFQAVDTQEENAFWRKEMGARVVQHSRLAARTSWALWGLLALSATVLLAIIIAVSVSNAKMSRRIIALEGSVVNFSSSVKAELQAGRATDQEIQGEINKLKVSTLTTESQLSLVGRAVTAVNELDTLKSMVFQVNCILDKMKKNMTTASCCPDGWVYFSDSCYYISTEGLSWDAAKDYCSSKSSSLVILNSEQEWRFVAGKTMPRFYWIGLTDERTGKWEWVDGTPYVLDRRKWRPGQPDDWTDHGLGGGEDCAHLHRDGLLNDDHCSRSYYFVCEARAG; this is encoded by the exons ATGGCTGACGAATATCAGGACGACTTCCAGGCTGTGGACACCCAGGAAGAGAACGCCTTCTGGAGGAAAG AGATGGGGGCTCGGGTGGTGCAACATTCCAGGTTAGCCGCCAGGACCTCCTGGGCGCTCTGGGGCCTCCTGGCCCTGAGTGCCACCGTCTTACTGGCCATCATCATCGCCGTGTCTGTCAGCA ATGCCAAAATGAGCAGGAGGATCATTGCTCTGGAGGGCAGCGTGGTCAACTTCAGCTCTTCTGTCAAGGCGGAGCTGCAGGCTGGGAGAGCCACAG ACCAGGAGATTCAAGGGGAGATCAATAAGCTGAAGGTGTCCACACTGACCACAGAATCCCAGCTGAGCCTTG TGGGCAGAGCGGTGACGGCTGTGAACGAACTGGACACGCTGAAGTCGATGGTCTTCCAGGTGAACTGCATTCTGGATAAAATGAAGAAGAACA TGACCACGGCAAGCTGCTGTCCAGACGGCTGGGTGTACTTCTCAGACAGCTGCTACTACATCTCCACCGAGGGCCTGTCCTGGGATGCGGCCAAGGATTACTGCTCCAGCAAGTCCTCCTCACTGGTCATCCTCAACAGCGAGCAGGAGTGG AGGTTTGTTGCTGGAAAAACCATGCCCAGATTTTACTGGATCGGTCTCACGGATGAGAGGACAGGCAAGTGGGAGTGGGTGGATGGGACACCCTATGTCCTGGACCGCAG GAAGTGGAGGCCGGGCCAGCCCGACGACTGGACGGACCACGGCCTGGGCGGCGGCGAGGACTGCGCCCACCTGCACCGGGACGGGCTCCTGAACGACGACCACTGCTCGCGCTCCTACTACTTCGTCTGCGAGGCCCGCGCGGGGTAG
- the LOC102686116 gene encoding BTB/POZ domain-containing protein KCTD21-like, translating into MLNLNNPDSNALQDPVSLNVGGEVYTTTLDTLTRCQDSMLGAMFKGQLPLLRDRRGNFFIDRDGKVFRYILNYLRSSSLDLPDDFKEMSLLKREADFYQIRPLLEEIGRREAGEGGPAGRSAVLSADVDSQLRMLHFNLKRAPENYELCTVAVRVHTANVFCTSCAFVQLLCRRFSYLRAREGPLAPQPDEGRPNYLRLEWTPRPEQLPPEQYEKHRFRELAAAAPPPRGSLPVPDTRAFMEEVLKLALAEGFRVDSVFPDPADILNCRSLRFVRY; encoded by the coding sequence ATGCTGAATTTAAATAACCCGGACAGCAACGCCCTGCAGGACCCCGTGTCTCTGAACGTGGGCGGCGAGGTCTACACCACCACGCTGGACACGCTGACCCGCTGCCAGGACTCCATGCTGGGCGCCATGTTCAAGGGCCAGCTGCCCCTGCTCCGGGACCGGAGGGGCAACTTCTTCATCGACCGGGACGGCAAGGTCTTCCGCTACATCCTCAACTACCTGCGCTCCAGCAGCCTGGACCTGCCCGACGACTTCAAGGAGATGTCCCTGCTGAAGCGCGAGGCCGACTTCTACCAGATCCGGCCGCTGCTGGAGGAGATCGGGCGGCGGGAGGCGGGCGAGGGCGGGCCGGCCGGCCGCAGCGCCGTGCTGAGCGCCGACGTGGACAGCCAGCTGCGCATGCTGCACTTCAACCTCAAGCGGGCCCCCGAGAACTACGAGCTGTGCACCGTCGCCGTGCGGGTCCACACCGCCAACGTCTTCTGCACCTCCTGCGCCTTCGTCCAGCTCCTCTGCCGGCGCTTCTCCTACCTCCGCGCCCGCGAGGGCCCCCTGGCCCCCCAGCCCGACGAGGGCCGCCCCAACTACCTGCGGCTGGAGTGGACCCCCCGGCCCGAGCAGCTGCCCCCCGAGCAGTACGAGAAGCACCGCTTCCGCGAGCTGGCCGCCGCCGCCCCGCCCCCCCGCGGCAGCCTGCCCGTGCCCGACACCCGGGCCTTCATGGAGGAGGTGCTGAAGCTGGCGCTGGCCGAGGGCTTCCGGGTGGACTCGGTCTTCCCCGACCCCGCCGACATCCTCAACTGCAGGTCGCTGCGGTTCGTCAGGTACTGA